Proteins found in one Lycium ferocissimum isolate CSIRO_LF1 unplaced genomic scaffold, AGI_CSIRO_Lferr_CH_V1 ctg4666, whole genome shotgun sequence genomic segment:
- the LOC132044501 gene encoding protein S40-4-like, with translation MATRKIRISPMSPNDLQFEFDEADSWNNNNSNIVPSHSESKRLIPSSRFLKKPAKKFVPAASTSLPVKVPDWSKILGNEYENCLKETNYNVRDNDDFDEDNRIPPHEYLARTRMASFSVQEGMGRTLKGRDLSRVRNAIWKQTGFED, from the coding sequence ATGGCAACAAGAAAAATCAGAATTAGTCCTATGAGTCCTAATGATCTACAATTTGAGTTTGATGAAGCTGATAGTTGgaacaataataatagtaatatagtTCCTAGCCACTCTGAGTCCAAAAGATTGATACCAAGTTCACGTTTCTTGAAAAAACCAGCAAAAAAATTTGTGCCTGCAGCATCAACATCATTGCCCGTGAAAGTACCTGATTGGTCGAAAATCCTAGGTAACGAGTACGAGAATTGCTTGAAAGAGACCAACTATAATGTTCGAGAcaatgatgattttgatgagGATAACAGAATTCCACCTCATGAATATTTAGCAAGGACAAGAATGGCTTCATTTTCTGTGCAGGAAGGTATGGGGAGGACACTTAAAGGAAGAGATTTGAGTAGGGTGAGGAATGCTATTTGGAAACAAACTGGTTTTGAAGACTAA